ATTAGCCCCAACAGTTTTGGTTGGATCTTATATTAAGCAATTTCAAGGAAACGCTTTAATAGGAAAATCAAAATATTTTATTATTGAAGCTGACGAATATCAAAATAAATTAAAATATTACAATCCTAAAATAGTGATATTGAATAATATTGATTATGATCATCCCGATTTTTTCAAAAGTGAAAAAGAATACAAGCAAGCTTTTAAAAATTTTGTCAGCAAATTAAAAAAAGACTGTTTAATTATCGCTAATTTTGACGATGCGAATGTGAGAAATGTTGTTAAAAATGTAAAAACAAAAATTATCAGCTTTAGTAAAAAAGATATAAGCAAATTTACTTTAAAAATTTTTGGCAAACATAATGAAATGAATTCTTTGCCTGTTATCGCGCTTGGAAAATTTTTAAACATAAAAACAGAAACAATAAAATCAGCTTTGAAAGAATTTAGCGGCGCAAAACGGAGAATGGAAAAGAAAGGAATATTTAAAAATATTTTGATTTATGACGATTACGCGCATCATCCAGTTGAAATTAAAGCCAGCTTGCGGTCTTTAAGAGAAAAATATAAAAATGCTAATTTATGCTGTGTTTTTCACCCGCATTCTTTTTCAAGAACTAAAACTTTATTAAAAGATTTCGCGGAAAGCTTTGAAGACGCTGATAAAATTATTGTTTTGGATATTTACGGAGCTAGGGAAAAAATCGGGAAAATCCATTCCAAAGATTTAGTAAAAAAGATAAACAAACTTTCAATTCAAAATAAAGCTTCATATATTTCTAATATTGAAAAATGCGTTAATTTTTTCCAAAAAAAAAATAATAAAAATGATATTGATATTGTTATAACTATGGGAGCGGGAGATGTCTGGCAAATTGGGGAAAAATTGCTTAAAAAAACTTTATGAAAAAAATAATCTCGATCATTTTATTTTTGATTGTTGCTTCTATTGGCGGCGCATTTTATTATTATGATATTTTTGCTTTTCAAGATAATATTAAACAGCCAACGATAGTTAATATTAATAAAGAAATCATTTGTGAAACAAATAAAGACTGTGTTCCTGAAAATTCGTTAATTGGAATTTTGTATATTTGCGAAGAAAAAAAATGTATTGAAAGATCTCTCAACAGCCCTGCTTCAAGCAATTGCCAAGAAAAAAAAGGAACTGTTGATATCAGAGTAGACGCGAAAAATGTTGAATACAGAGTTTGCGTATTTTCAGACAATTCTGAATGCGAGGAATGGAAATTTTTTCATAACGAATGCAAACCAGGAGATTTTAACCTAAATGACAATATTTGGAAAGGAAAGATTGTTAAATCAAGAAAGATTGAACATAGTTATTATTTTGAAATGTTAAATGGAGAATATGTAAAAGCAGTTAGTGATGATAATCAAATAACGGATTTGCTGTTTTCGTTGCAAAGCAAAGAAGAAATAGTTAAATTAAAAGGCGAAATGTCTGGCAAAGCTGATAATATTGGATATAGAAAATTAAATGTCAAACAAATTCTGAATTTAAATGATATTATTTTTAATCAAGTTGACGAAGAATCAAGTCTTGAGATTGCAAAAAAAGCAATACAAGAAAACAATGAATTTATTAAAAATGAGGGCGATGAGCTTGAATTAATTAATACTCAAACATTAAAATGCCCTTATTGCTGGATTTTTAATTTTTCATATCTTAGCAAAGGACAAGAAAAGAAAAAAATAGAAATAACAATGCAGGAAGGAGAAATAAAAAAAATTTCTTTTGTCAAAGAGAGCGAAATTTTATATGATTGCGAAGAATTTTCTATGGTAACAATTTGCACTGAACAATATGAACCTGTTTGTGCTAAACTTAAAAAAAACATTCCTAATATGGATGATGGCGGACTTAGTTCAGGCTCTGACTATGAAATAAAATGGAAAACTTTTTCAAATGCTTGCAAAGCTTGCGTTTATAAAGGAAAAATCGGCAAGGTTGTTGGTTATAAAAATGGAGAATGCGAAAGCACATAAACATTTTAACAATTTAACTGTAAAAATCAAAAACGTTGTTTATACTTTTTGTCATTCCGGAAAATAGATTTTCTAAGCGAGCCTGAGATCTTTTAGAAAATCATTTATCCGGAATCTATAACTTTAATTGATTTGTGGTTATATATAGCGTAGATTCCGGATAAGTTAATTTCTTACGACTCGCAAGCTCGTCGAGAAATTATACTTTCCGGAATGACAACCAAGAATAATTTTTCAAAAAGTGTAAACAACGCTAGTATATCTTACAATTTAACATATAAACAATCTATTTATTAGTTATTAATTATTAAGTCTTGAGCTTTATCCGCCACGGCGGATAAATTTTAAGTTTTATTCGTTAATAATACTTAAATCATTTTTTAATTTACAATTTTTAATTTATATTTAATTTTAACAAAAATTAACAAAAAAAATTATGGCTAAAAACAACAAAAGGGACCTTACAGAGGTTTTATCAGCAGAACAGAAAAAATATTTTCCGTCTAAAAAATTTTTAAAAGACGCGATTGTCAAGGATTATGAAAAAGCATTAAAAAAAGCAAGGCGCGCTCCTGAAAAATTTTGGGAAGAGGCGGCAGAAGACTTGCATTGGTTTAAAAAATGGGACAAAGTTTTAGATAAAACAAAAAAGCCTTTTTATAAATGGTTTATAAACGGCAAATGCAATTTAGCTTATAACGCTTTAGACAGACATATTGAAAACGGGAATAAAGACAAGCTCGCCATTATTTGGGAAGATGAAACAGGCAGAGAAAAAAAATATACTTATCAAGAACTTTATGACGATGTAAATAAAATGACGAACGCTTTAAGAGGTTTGGGAATTAAAAAAGGAGACAGGGTCGCAATATATATGCCCAATATTCCTGAAATTGCGATAACAATGCTTGCTTGTTTAAAAATTGGAGCAATGCATTCAGTTGTTTACGCTGGATTTTCTTCAGGAGCTTTAAGGGACAGGATAAAAGACGCTCGCGCGAAGATTTTAGTTACGGCTGATGGAAGTTTTAGGCGCGGGAAAGTGATAGATTTAAAAAAAATAGCTGATGAAGCTGTAAGGCAATGCAAAACAATTAAAAAAGTTATTGTCGCGAAAAATAATGGCGCAAAAATTAAATTTAATAAAAGAAGAGATATTTGGTTTAATGATTTTATAAAAAATCAATTAACAGAAGCAAAAACAGCAAAAATGGATGCTGAAGATCCTGCTTTTGTTTTATACACTTCTGGCACAACATCAAAGCCAAAAGGCGTTATTCATGTTCATGGCGGATATGCTGTTGGAGTTTTAAGAACTATAAAGTGGGTTTTTGACTTAAAAGGAGACGAAATTTTTTGGTGCACAGCTGATCCAGGTTGGATTACTGGACATAGTTATATTATTTACGGTCCGTTAATGGCTGGTGTTACAACAGTTATGTACGAAGGTGTGCCTGATGTGCCAGCGCCTGACAGAATTTGGAAGATTATTGAAAAATATAAAGTTAATGTTTTATACACCGCGCCAACGCTGATTAGAGCAATGATGCGTTATGGATCTAAATGGCCACAAAAACATAAAATGAAAAGTTTGCGAATTTTAGGATCTGTTGGAGAGCCAATAAATCCAGAGGCATGGAAATGGTTTTATAAATATGTTGGCAAAAATCGCTGTCCAATAATGGATACATGGTGGCAGACAGAAACAGGAATGAATATGATCACGCCATTGCCGTCAGCTCCGCTAAAAGCAGGAAGCGCTTGCAAGCCATTTCCTGGAATTATCGCTGATATTGTCGGCAAGAAAGGGAAAAAAGTTCCTGTTGGCAAAGGCGGATATTTGATAATCAAAAATCAATGGCCATCAATGATCAGGACAATTTTTAATAATCCAAAACGATATTTAAAAACATATTGGAAGCAAGTTAAAGGCGCTTATTTTACAGGCGATGTCGCTTTTAAAGACAAAGACGGGTATTTTTGGATTCAAGGAAGGACAGATGATGTTTTAAAAATCGCAGGGCATAGAATTGGAACAGCTGAAGTTGAAAGCGCTATTGTTTCACATAAAAATGTTGTTGAAGCAGGAGCTATTGGCATACCAGACGAAATTAGAGGAGAAGTAATCAAAGTTTTTGTTATTTTAAAAAAAGGTGTGAAAGGAACTGACGGATTAAAAATTAAATTGAAAAAACAGGTTAGAAAAATTTTAGGACCAATCGCGATTATTAAAGATATTGAATTTGTTGAAAAATTGCCTAAAACCAGAAGTGGAAAAATTATGAGAAGAGTTTTAAAAGCAAAAGAATTGAATTTGCCGTTAGGCGACACCAGTTCATTAATTTAATTTTTAATAATAAAATAAAAAAAACCGCGTTAAG
This genomic interval from Patescibacteria group bacterium contains the following:
- the murC gene encoding UDP-N-acetylmuramate--L-alanine ligase — encoded protein: MKKINLNKIKKVYFIGIEGAGTSALAQIYKKLGCDVVGSDNGDHFYKNVLKKNKIKVFQNYSKKNIPKNVDLIVYSTSIKKDNPEIIEAKKRKLKIWPYPKALAHLFNQKFGIAVCGTHGKTTVTAMAGFLFKKAKLAPTVLVGSYIKQFQGNALIGKSKYFIIEADEYQNKLKYYNPKIVILNNIDYDHPDFFKSEKEYKQAFKNFVSKLKKDCLIIANFDDANVRNVVKNVKTKIISFSKKDISKFTLKIFGKHNEMNSLPVIALGKFLNIKTETIKSALKEFSGAKRRMEKKGIFKNILIYDDYAHHPVEIKASLRSLREKYKNANLCCVFHPHSFSRTKTLLKDFAESFEDADKIIVLDIYGAREKIGKIHSKDLVKKINKLSIQNKASYISNIEKCVNFFQKKNNKNDIDIVITMGAGDVWQIGEKLLKKTL
- a CDS encoding DUF333 domain-containing protein translates to MKKIISIILFLIVASIGGAFYYYDIFAFQDNIKQPTIVNINKEIICETNKDCVPENSLIGILYICEEKKCIERSLNSPASSNCQEKKGTVDIRVDAKNVEYRVCVFSDNSECEEWKFFHNECKPGDFNLNDNIWKGKIVKSRKIEHSYYFEMLNGEYVKAVSDDNQITDLLFSLQSKEEIVKLKGEMSGKADNIGYRKLNVKQILNLNDIIFNQVDEESSLEIAKKAIQENNEFIKNEGDELELINTQTLKCPYCWIFNFSYLSKGQEKKKIEITMQEGEIKKISFVKESEILYDCEEFSMVTICTEQYEPVCAKLKKNIPNMDDGGLSSGSDYEIKWKTFSNACKACVYKGKIGKVVGYKNGECEST
- the acs gene encoding acetate--CoA ligase, which translates into the protein MAKNNKRDLTEVLSAEQKKYFPSKKFLKDAIVKDYEKALKKARRAPEKFWEEAAEDLHWFKKWDKVLDKTKKPFYKWFINGKCNLAYNALDRHIENGNKDKLAIIWEDETGREKKYTYQELYDDVNKMTNALRGLGIKKGDRVAIYMPNIPEIAITMLACLKIGAMHSVVYAGFSSGALRDRIKDARAKILVTADGSFRRGKVIDLKKIADEAVRQCKTIKKVIVAKNNGAKIKFNKRRDIWFNDFIKNQLTEAKTAKMDAEDPAFVLYTSGTTSKPKGVIHVHGGYAVGVLRTIKWVFDLKGDEIFWCTADPGWITGHSYIIYGPLMAGVTTVMYEGVPDVPAPDRIWKIIEKYKVNVLYTAPTLIRAMMRYGSKWPQKHKMKSLRILGSVGEPINPEAWKWFYKYVGKNRCPIMDTWWQTETGMNMITPLPSAPLKAGSACKPFPGIIADIVGKKGKKVPVGKGGYLIIKNQWPSMIRTIFNNPKRYLKTYWKQVKGAYFTGDVAFKDKDGYFWIQGRTDDVLKIAGHRIGTAEVESAIVSHKNVVEAGAIGIPDEIRGEVIKVFVILKKGVKGTDGLKIKLKKQVRKILGPIAIIKDIEFVEKLPKTRSGKIMRRVLKAKELNLPLGDTSSLI